AGATGACGCGCGCGTGCGCCACCTTGTCGCGCAGCGAGGCCTCGAGGTCGTTGATCGTGGTGGCGATGTGCTCGATGTCGGAGTGCGGCGGGAACGCCACCTTCGCGGCGATCATGAGCTCGTCCGGGCCGAGGTAGAGGGTCTTCATGTGGATGACCGACTCCACGCCCGGGTGCTCGTTGAGCACGCGCTGCACGACGGCGTGATCCTCCTTCGTGGCGCCCTCACCGATGAGCAGCGACTTCATCTCGACTGCGAGGACGGCGGCGACGGCGATCAGCAGCACACCGATGAACAGCGTGCCGATCGCGTCGAAGAGCGGGTTGTGCGTGAGCGCCGAGAGGCCGACGGCGACGAATGCGAAGACGAGGCCGATCAGTGCCGCGAGATCCTCGAGCAGGATGACGGGCAGCTCGGGGCTCTTGGCCTTGCGGATGAACTGCCACCAGCCGGCCTTGCCGCGCACCTGGTTGGCCTCCTTGATCGCCGTCCGGAACGAGAAGCTCTCGAGCACGATCGCGACGCCGAGCACCACCAGCGGCAGCCACACGACGTCAATCTCGTGCGGCTCCTGGATCTTGGAGATGCCCTCGGAGATCGAGAACAGGCCGCCGACCGAGAAGAGCACCAGCGCCACGATGAACGCCCAGACGTAGCGCTCGCGGCCGTAGCCGAAGGGGTGCTCGGTGTCGGCCTTCCGCTTCGCCAGCCTGCCGCCGAGCAGCAGCAGCAGCTGGTTGCCGGCGTCGGCGACCGAGTGGATGGCCTCGGCCAGCATCGACGCGGAGCCCGAGAAGAACCAGGCGATGAACTTCGTGATGGCGATGCCGGTGTTCGCGAGGAATGCCGCGACGACTGCCTTCGTACCGTGGGATGCGCTCACGCGGGAAGTCTACGCGCGCGAGCCTGACGCAGTGCGCAGTCGCAGCTAGCCTGGCGGGCATGACCGAACTCCTCCCTCCCATCGCCATGCTCGGCGTCGGCTCCATGGGCGGCGCCATCCTCCAGGGCCTCGTGCAGCACGGGGCAGAGCGCGTCGTCGTCACCAACCGCACGGCCGAGAAGGCCGCCGCCATCCAGCTCGAAGGCGTCGAGTCCATCGCGCTCGCCGACGAGCCGGAGGGCAACGCGCGCGCCGTCGAGGGCGCGCGGCTCGTGGTGCTGGGCGTCAAGCCGGTCGGGATCGTCGACCTGGCACGGCAGATCTCGCCGCACCTCGCGGATGACGCCGTGGTGGTCTCGATCGCGGCCGGCACCACGACCGCATCCATCGAGGCCGCACTGCCCGCATCCGTCTCGGTCGTGCGGGCGATGCCCAACACGCCGTCCACCGTCGGACTGGGCGTCACGGGCGTCGCGGGCGGCAGCCGGGCGAGCGAGGCGGATGTCGCGCTGGTGGCGCGCGTGTTCGAAGCGGTCGGCGAAGTGATCGTGCTCGACGAGTCGCAGATCGATGCCCTCTCGACGATCTCGGGCTCTGGCCCCGCCTACGTCTTCCTGCTCATCGAGGAGCTCACGAAGACGGCGGAGCGGATGGGCTTCACACCCGAGCAGGCGGCCACGATGGTGCAGGGCACGTTCCGAGGCGCGACCGAGCTGCTCGCCGCCGATGGCTCGGAGCCCGCAGAGCTGCGGCGTCGAGTGACGAGCCCGAAGGGCACGACCGAGCAGGCGATCGGCGTGCTGCAGCAGGCGGCACTCGGTGAGGTCTTCGACCGCGCGACCGCGGCGGCGCTGGCGCGCGCGCAGGAGCTCGCAGGCGGCTGAGCAGCCTCAGATGCTGTCGCCGTCGACGTACTGCCAGCGGGCGTCGCGGCGGAAGCGGCTGAGCTCTCGCATCGATCCTCGCGTGCCCTCTGCGACCCAGTGGCTCTCGAACGAGACGGTGCCCTCGCGGTCGAACGGGCCGCCTCCGGTGGTGGCGAGCACGTCGAGCCGCAGCCAGCGGATGCCGGGGTCGAGCTCGAGCGAGCGCGGTCGGGTGGATGGGTGCCACGAGGTCAGCAGCCAGTCGACGTCGCCGACGGCGAAGGCGGTGAAGCGCGAGCGCATCAGCGCCTCTGCGGTCGCCGCCTCGCGCTCGCCCCGGTGGACGGGGGCGCAGCACTCGCCGAAGGTCAGGCCGGTGCCGCAGGGGCAGCGGGCGGCGTCGTCGATCACGAGCGGGCCCCGGTGAGGCTCACGAACCAAGACCGGCGAAGCGCTCGATGTCGGTCTGCTTGCCGGAGACGATGATCAGGTCATGATTCGAGACGATCGTCTCGGGCGTCGCGTAGGTGAACTCGCCACCCGGGCTCTTCACGCCGACGACCGTCAAGTGGTACTTCGAGCGGATCTTCGACTCGGCGAGGGTGACGCCGCGGATGTGCTTCGGCGGGTACATCTTCACGATCGCGAAGTGGTCGTCGAACTGGATGTAGTCGAGCATGCGCCCCGAGACGAGGTGCGCGACGCGCTCGCCGGCCTCTGCCTCCGGGTAGATCACGTGGTTGGCGCCGATGCGGCTGAGGATCTTGCCGTGCGACTGGCTGATGGCCTTCGCCCAGATCTGCGGGATGCCGAGGTCGACGAGGTTGGCGACGATGAGCACCGACGCCTCGATCGAGGAGCCGACGGCGCAGACCGCGATCGAGAAGTCCTGGGCGCCGAGCTGCCTGAGCGCGTCGATCGAGCGGGCGTCGGCCTGCACCGTGTGCGTCAGGCGCTCCGACCACTTCTGCACCAGGTTGATGTCGTCGTCGATCGCGAGCACCTCGCGGTCGAGGCGCGCGAGCTGGCCGGCGGTGGCGGCGCCGAAGCGCCCCAACCCGATGACGAGCACCGGGGCGTCGTGCGGGATCCTGTCAACCATGCGCTACAGATTAGGCCCCACCGGCTGACCGCGGCTCCACCCCGCTCCGACATCGGCGCTGTCGACGGAAACTGGTAACGGTCCGGCAACAGGGCTGGCTTTCGGCGGAGCAAGGATGCGAATGTGAAGTCATGCATCCCATGAAGCGAACCGCCGCCCTAGCAGTCGCCACCGCGACCATCGCGGCGCTCGCGGCCTGCTCGTCCGCCGACTCCGCTCCGGCCGACAGCCCCGCGCCGACGTCCGCTCCGGTCACCGACGCCGTCGAGTCGCCCGCCCCCGTCCCGGTCGCCGCGTTCGTCGACCAGTTCGGGCCTGGCCCCGACACCGACACCGTGTGGCTCGACGGCGAAGGCGTCGAGGACGAGTTCCACGCCGCCGCGGCCACGTTCCCGCTCGCCCTGCCCGACGGCTACACCTGGCCGACCGCGCTGCCGCGGTCGCTCGGCACCGTCACGGAGTACCAGCGCGGCACCGGCGCGGCCGAGGCGTACCTCTACTGGGAGGCCGCGACCGCGACGGCCGCCTACGCCCACCACCTCAGCGGCGAGCCGGACGACGTCGCTGCCCACCTCGAGGCGCTAGTCGACGGCTACGCCAGCCCCGTCCGCAGCATGTACTTCGACCCTGAGCAGCCCGGCACCGACACGGAGTACTACCGATCCGTGATCGAACCCGCCTTGAACGGCAATTTCGACCCGCTCACCCACGCACAGGTCGCGTCGTTCGTCACCAACGACGAGTACCACGCCATCGCCGCTCAGGCGGGCGACGAGATCCGCGTCGGTACCGAAGGCTTCTCTCGCTCCATCGAGGATCAGCCCGGCCAACCCGGCCACATCGAGGACACCCGCGCCGAGCTGGAGCAGCGCATAGCCGACGGCGAGTAGCCGCTCCCGCCGACCAAGACACCGCGAAGCCAGGGGTGAGCCTTATCGGATCGTGCCCGCGTGGCGGTAGAGCCGGCGCGGGCTTGTCGGTCGCTCTCAACCAACGATCGGCCTCTCCTCGGGGCGCGTGAACAGCTGCGTGCGCTGGCTCGCCGCCAGCGCTGCGGCGAGCGTCACACTACCAATGCGCCCGGCGAACATCGTCAGCGCCAGGATCACCTTGGCGCTGTCCTCCAGCCCCGAGTGCGTGAAGCCCGTCGAGAGCCCCACCGTGCCGAACGCGCTGATGACGTCGAAGAGCACGAACGACAGCGGGGCGCCCGTGATCTCGAGCAGCACGACCGTGACCGTGGCGATGATCGTCGCGCTCCAGAGCGTGACCGAGACCGCGAGGCGCAGCACGTCGGAGGGGATGCGCCGGCCGAAGGCCTCCATCGACTTGCGGCCGCGGGCCTCGGCGATCGCGGCGAGGAAGAGGATCGCGAGCGTCGTCACCTTGATGCCGCCCGCGGTCGACGCGGAGCCGCCGCCCACGAACATCAGCATGTCGGTGACCAGCAGGCTGGAGTTGTGGAGCA
The window above is part of the Agrococcus sp. ARC_14 genome. Proteins encoded here:
- a CDS encoding cation diffusion facilitator family transporter, with the translated sequence MSASHGTKAVVAAFLANTGIAITKFIAWFFSGSASMLAEAIHSVADAGNQLLLLLGGRLAKRKADTEHPFGYGRERYVWAFIVALVLFSVGGLFSISEGISKIQEPHEIDVVWLPLVVLGVAIVLESFSFRTAIKEANQVRGKAGWWQFIRKAKSPELPVILLEDLAALIGLVFAFVAVGLSALTHNPLFDAIGTLFIGVLLIAVAAVLAVEMKSLLIGEGATKEDHAVVQRVLNEHPGVESVIHMKTLYLGPDELMIAAKVAFPPHSDIEHIATTINDLEASLRDKVAHARVIYIEPDLYIEQPEIAPSTDHIVIQSGN
- a CDS encoding TrkA family potassium uptake protein, whose product is MVDRIPHDAPVLVIGLGRFGAATAGQLARLDREVLAIDDDINLVQKWSERLTHTVQADARSIDALRQLGAQDFSIAVCAVGSSIEASVLIVANLVDLGIPQIWAKAISQSHGKILSRIGANHVIYPEAEAGERVAHLVSGRMLDYIQFDDHFAIVKMYPPKHIRGVTLAESKIRSKYHLTVVGVKSPGGEFTYATPETIVSNHDLIIVSGKQTDIERFAGLGS
- the proC gene encoding pyrroline-5-carboxylate reductase, with the translated sequence MTELLPPIAMLGVGSMGGAILQGLVQHGAERVVVTNRTAEKAAAIQLEGVESIALADEPEGNARAVEGARLVVLGVKPVGIVDLARQISPHLADDAVVVSIAAGTTTASIEAALPASVSVVRAMPNTPSTVGLGVTGVAGGSRASEADVALVARVFEAVGEVIVLDESQIDALSTISGSGPAYVFLLIEELTKTAERMGFTPEQAATMVQGTFRGATELLAADGSEPAELRRRVTSPKGTTEQAIGVLQQAALGEVFDRATAAALARAQELAGG
- a CDS encoding YchJ family metal-binding protein; protein product: MDDAARCPCGTGLTFGECCAPVHRGEREAATAEALMRSRFTAFAVGDVDWLLTSWHPSTRPRSLELDPGIRWLRLDVLATTGGGPFDREGTVSFESHWVAEGTRGSMRELSRFRRDARWQYVDGDSI